A portion of the Paenibacillus marchantiae genome contains these proteins:
- a CDS encoding serine/threonine protein kinase has protein sequence MKKDNCKMALQRNVILNDTYQVRHLMASSELAIVYAGRDRNTGAKVAIKEFFPQRLAARQADKRGVFCSSRGFSGQYQELLAVFLVEGELLSTLNHPHIVSYVDHFEENDTGYLVMEYCTGVTLTEYLIERNHALDAAFITETLLPLVDTLDYIHKQGILHRDVKPSNIMVMEDGTPKLLDFGSAARWPVQSGEKQAIFTSAGYSPLEFYSEKSSQGPMSDIYSLAALLHYWTCGQPPMDVKQRLFRDELPSVRSHNEYVNRWLARVIHWGLSVRSEQRCASLAWVKRSLQVQAWMWKIRKPGTVEWALAENEHTQVYEAEPKKQHETA, from the coding sequence ATGAAAAAGGACAATTGCAAAATGGCATTGCAGCGCAATGTAATTTTAAACGATACATATCAGGTAAGACATCTCATGGCTAGCAGTGAGCTGGCTATTGTATATGCAGGAAGAGATCGGAATACAGGTGCAAAGGTAGCGATCAAGGAGTTTTTCCCCCAGAGGCTTGCAGCACGTCAGGCTGACAAACGGGGAGTGTTCTGTTCTTCACGAGGTTTCAGTGGTCAGTATCAGGAACTTCTTGCTGTATTTTTGGTAGAAGGAGAGCTGTTATCGACATTGAATCATCCTCATATTGTGTCGTATGTGGATCATTTCGAAGAAAATGACACAGGGTATCTTGTTATGGAATATTGTACAGGGGTAACCTTAACCGAATATCTGATTGAGCGAAATCATGCGCTGGACGCGGCATTTATCACGGAGACATTGCTCCCGCTGGTAGATACACTGGACTACATTCATAAGCAGGGAATTCTTCATCGCGATGTGAAGCCATCCAATATTATGGTGATGGAAGACGGTACGCCCAAACTGCTGGACTTCGGTTCAGCAGCTCGTTGGCCTGTACAATCCGGGGAAAAACAGGCGATCTTTACATCGGCCGGGTATTCCCCGCTGGAGTTCTACTCGGAGAAATCCAGTCAGGGACCGATGTCAGACATATATAGCCTGGCAGCGTTGCTTCATTATTGGACATGCGGGCAGCCTCCTATGGATGTAAAACAGCGACTGTTCCGCGATGAATTGCCATCTGTACGTTCTCATAATGAGTATGTGAACCGATGGCTCGCACGCGTTATTCACTGGGGATTATCAGTTCGTTCCGAGCAACGTTGTGCGTCCCTCGCATGGGTTAAGAGATCACTTCAAGTACAGGCCTGGATGTGGAAAATACGCAAACCTGGCACGGTAGAATGGGCTTTAGCTGAAAATGAACATACCCAAGTCTATGAAGCAGAGCCGAAGAAACAGCATGAGACGGCTTAA
- a CDS encoding alpha/beta fold hydrolase — MSSIYRSEEGKSSILEEYEAYVEQLGEGFTREYVETRFGQTHVLLTGPEDGKPLFILQGGNCVNPMTLSWFSSLFKDYRIIAPDTIGHPGYSEETRISARFDSLALWISDLLDHYKIEKSAFIGPSFGGGIILRLATYIPDRIACSVLVAPAGLAVGSKIKMAQDIVLPLVTYKMTSSPTSLQKIADIMSCSCMKEIDKNIIGKIFKYVSLEQDMPKLTEQDELVNYTSPTLLLVGEKDVFFPADKVIERAQKIIPNVKAIKYDTGHFPSQDVLMQMNQEIQQFLQKNY; from the coding sequence ATGAGTTCCATTTATAGAAGTGAAGAAGGCAAGAGCAGCATACTTGAGGAATACGAAGCGTATGTTGAGCAATTGGGCGAAGGTTTTACACGAGAGTACGTCGAGACACGTTTTGGACAAACGCATGTTTTATTAACAGGTCCAGAAGACGGTAAGCCGCTATTTATTCTCCAGGGCGGAAATTGTGTGAATCCGATGACGTTGTCATGGTTCTCTTCTCTTTTCAAAGATTACCGGATTATCGCGCCGGATACGATCGGTCATCCAGGCTACAGTGAAGAAACACGAATTTCGGCAAGGTTTGATAGTTTGGCTTTGTGGATTTCTGATTTGCTGGATCACTACAAAATCGAAAAAAGTGCGTTTATCGGTCCTTCCTTTGGAGGCGGAATTATCCTAAGACTGGCAACTTACATTCCGGACCGAATTGCATGTTCTGTTCTGGTAGCACCCGCTGGACTGGCCGTAGGATCCAAAATTAAAATGGCTCAGGATATCGTGTTGCCACTCGTAACGTACAAAATGACTTCTTCTCCAACTTCTTTGCAAAAGATCGCGGATATCATGTCATGCAGTTGTATGAAAGAAATAGATAAAAATATAATCGGGAAAATCTTCAAATACGTCAGTCTGGAGCAGGATATGCCCAAGCTTACGGAGCAGGACGAATTGGTGAATTATACATCGCCAACACTGCTGCTGGTGGGAGAAAAGGATGTCTTTTTCCCGGCAGATAAGGTCATTGAAAGAGCTCAGAAGATTATTCCGAATGTCAAAGCAATCAAATACGACACAGGTCATTTTCCATCTCAAGACGTGTTGATGCAGATGAACCAAGAAATTCAGCAATTTTTACAGAAGAATTATTAA
- the rnhA gene encoding ribonuclease H, with product MAKQKYYVVWAGKQPGVYSTWSECKAQTDHFTGAKYKSYESKAAAEEAYRAGWKGNWGTGASGSGASSKTKSGSSGRSAGMETSAEIDYDSISVDVGTRGNPGPVEYKGVDTRTGEIIFSVGPISKGTNNLGEFLAIVHALAYLKKEGSSKTVYTDSVNAMKWLKQKAVSTTLARDASTEEIWLMIDRAEQWLRTNTYSNKVLKWQTKQWGEIKADYGRK from the coding sequence TTGGCAAAGCAGAAATACTATGTCGTCTGGGCAGGAAAGCAGCCTGGCGTATATAGCACATGGTCGGAATGCAAAGCACAAACGGATCATTTTACCGGAGCAAAATATAAATCGTATGAATCGAAAGCTGCCGCCGAAGAGGCATATCGTGCAGGATGGAAAGGAAACTGGGGTACGGGTGCCAGTGGTTCAGGCGCTTCTTCGAAGACGAAGTCTGGCAGTAGCGGAAGAAGTGCGGGCATGGAGACCTCCGCAGAAATTGACTATGACAGCATCTCGGTTGATGTTGGTACGCGTGGGAATCCAGGGCCGGTGGAATATAAAGGCGTAGATACCCGCACGGGTGAGATTATTTTCTCCGTTGGGCCAATTTCCAAAGGTACAAACAACCTTGGGGAATTTCTGGCCATCGTACATGCCTTGGCGTATCTCAAAAAAGAGGGCAGTAGTAAGACGGTATATACGGACTCCGTCAATGCGATGAAATGGTTGAAGCAAAAAGCGGTGTCCACCACGCTCGCAAGGGATGCTTCCACCGAAGAGATCTGGCTGATGATTGACCGTGCTGAGCAGTGGCTCCGAACGAATACGTATAGCAATAAAGTGCTAAAATGGCAGACCAAGCAGTGGGGCGAAATCAAGGCAGATTACGGCCGAAAATAG
- a CDS encoding HEAT repeat domain-containing protein encodes MIQKHLSQGDMEGVVKQISYIGEKKDITQFAFLIELLKSTDNAILRNTIAIALSDIGDDRAVEPLIEVITDSKTSGSRGTLLYALENLNYIVHIENIIPFIGDSSLEVSAQSFMLLEQMMDKLSDLQNLRCQTIIEMQISHNQSKLLEVALDMLKKWRYQVQE; translated from the coding sequence ATGATACAAAAGCATCTTTCCCAAGGAGATATGGAAGGCGTTGTTAAACAAATATCATATATTGGTGAAAAAAAGGATATAACTCAATTCGCTTTCTTGATTGAACTCCTGAAATCTACGGACAACGCCATACTACGCAACACAATTGCTATCGCTTTATCTGACATTGGAGATGATCGAGCAGTCGAACCGTTAATTGAAGTCATCACAGACTCCAAGACATCAGGAAGCAGAGGCACATTGCTATACGCTCTTGAAAACCTGAATTACATAGTACATATTGAGAACATTATTCCATTTATCGGTGATTCCAGTCTGGAAGTGAGCGCGCAGTCATTCATGTTGCTGGAGCAAATGATGGATAAGTTATCGGATTTACAAAACCTTAGGTGTCAAACAATTATTGAAATGCAAATCTCACATAACCAAAGCAAGCTCCTGGAAGTAGCATTAGACATGTTGAAGAAATGGAGGTATCAAGTGCAGGAATAA
- a CDS encoding DUF421 domain-containing protein: MDWIWKSILLVLIGMILLRIAGRKSISQMSVATTVIIISIGTTIVQPIANHELGKAIGSATVFILMLLIVEQLQLKYNWFEKLMSGKSKVVVEDGKLNLPNLKRMRFSVDQLEMQLREKGITSIADLETATMEPNGQLGYVLKRHARPVTIGDLEALLKQGTWPTESKELFQEVIQDGHSRPIDSKIQ; the protein is encoded by the coding sequence ATGGACTGGATATGGAAATCCATCTTGCTTGTACTGATTGGCATGATTCTGCTGCGGATTGCTGGACGTAAATCCATCTCGCAGATGAGTGTAGCCACAACGGTCATTATTATCTCGATTGGTACAACGATCGTGCAGCCCATTGCGAACCATGAGTTAGGCAAAGCGATCGGGTCAGCGACGGTATTTATCCTAATGCTTCTGATCGTTGAACAATTACAATTGAAGTATAATTGGTTTGAAAAACTGATGAGCGGAAAATCGAAGGTTGTTGTGGAAGATGGGAAGTTGAATCTGCCGAATTTGAAACGCATGCGCTTCTCCGTGGATCAATTGGAGATGCAGTTGCGGGAAAAAGGGATTACAAGCATTGCCGATCTGGAAACGGCTACGATGGAACCAAACGGGCAACTCGGTTACGTGCTCAAACGGCACGCACGCCCAGTAACCATAGGCGATTTGGAAGCACTCCTGAAGCAAGGTACGTGGCCCACGGAATCCAAAGAACTTTTCCAAGAGGTCATCCAGGATGGACACTCGCGTCCAATTGACTCCAAGATACAGTAA
- the ssuD gene encoding FMNH2-dependent alkanesulfonate monooxygenase encodes MELFWFIPTHGDGRYLGTKEGARAVSYHYCKQVAQAADELGYAGVLLPTGKSCEDAWIVASSLISSTERLKFLVAARPGLMMPTTAARMAATLDRFSKGRLLINVVAGGDPIELEGEGLFLDHDERYALADEFLTIWRKELEGEAVDYEGKYLKVKGGSVLYPTIQKPHPPLYFGGSSDAAMEVAADHVDVYLTWGEPPGQVQAKIHQMRELAAKKGRSIRFGIRMHVIVRPTADEAWKAANELISHLDEETIAAAQKIYARMDSVGQQRMAKLHNGDRSNLEISPNLWAGIGLVRGGAGTALVGDPDQVAARIREYEELGIETFILSGYPHLEECYRTAELLFPKLQYSQHGESGDHSFIGPFGEIIANNNIPDHMVKTEVTSKS; translated from the coding sequence ATGGAACTGTTTTGGTTTATTCCCACTCACGGGGATGGCAGGTATCTTGGAACAAAAGAAGGAGCCCGGGCGGTCAGTTATCACTACTGCAAGCAGGTGGCACAAGCCGCGGATGAACTTGGATATGCCGGTGTTTTGTTACCTACTGGAAAGTCGTGTGAAGATGCGTGGATTGTGGCTTCATCGCTGATTTCTTCCACGGAAAGGCTTAAGTTTCTTGTCGCTGCGCGTCCAGGTCTGATGATGCCAACCACAGCTGCACGCATGGCCGCAACCCTGGATCGTTTCTCCAAAGGAAGGCTGCTGATCAATGTGGTGGCTGGTGGAGATCCAATTGAGCTTGAAGGAGAAGGGCTGTTCCTGGACCACGATGAGCGCTATGCGTTAGCCGATGAATTTCTGACCATTTGGCGCAAGGAATTGGAGGGAGAGGCGGTTGACTATGAAGGCAAATATCTGAAGGTTAAGGGTGGCTCCGTCCTGTATCCGACCATCCAAAAGCCACATCCCCCACTCTATTTTGGAGGTTCCTCGGATGCCGCAATGGAAGTGGCAGCGGACCATGTCGATGTGTATTTAACGTGGGGTGAGCCTCCGGGTCAGGTACAAGCCAAAATTCATCAAATGCGGGAGCTGGCTGCGAAAAAAGGAAGAAGCATTCGTTTTGGCATACGCATGCATGTTATTGTGCGTCCGACCGCAGATGAAGCATGGAAGGCCGCAAATGAACTGATCTCCCACCTGGATGAGGAGACGATAGCCGCTGCCCAGAAGATCTATGCTCGCATGGATTCCGTAGGACAGCAGAGAATGGCCAAGCTGCATAATGGTGATCGTTCCAACCTAGAGATTAGCCCCAATCTGTGGGCGGGCATCGGCTTGGTTAGAGGTGGTGCCGGAACCGCACTTGTCGGTGATCCCGATCAGGTCGCAGCCAGAATCAGAGAGTATGAAGAACTGGGGATCGAGACCTTCATTTTATCCGGTTATCCGCATCTGGAAGAATGTTATCGTACCGCGGAGCTGTTATTTCCAAAGCTTCAGTACTCGCAACATGGAGAAAGTGGCGATCATTCCTTTATTGGACCATTTGGAGAAATCATTGCCAATAACAACATTCCGGACCACATGGTCAAAACGGAAGTTACCTCCAAATCCTAA
- a CDS encoding TetR/AcrR family transcriptional regulator, with amino-acid sequence MISEAFLKILPQKCFTEISVVDIVEQANINRSTFYAHFLDKDDLLDSMVNAKFQLLEQLLAERNAHLENLPSFNEPDPIFAVLFEHILEHDEFYRVMVLINPAGNFNSRLNEVIREMFLDRISQLGMEQKEVPLDILLDYISFSTIGIIHKWLADSKVYSPHYMALQLTRIALLGTYKAMGASV; translated from the coding sequence ATGATTTCCGAAGCTTTCCTGAAAATTCTGCCACAGAAATGCTTTACCGAAATTAGTGTCGTGGACATCGTCGAACAAGCGAATATCAATCGCTCTACCTTTTACGCCCACTTTCTAGACAAGGATGATTTATTGGATAGCATGGTGAATGCGAAATTTCAACTGCTTGAGCAGTTACTGGCGGAACGGAATGCTCACCTTGAGAATCTACCTTCATTTAATGAGCCAGATCCCATTTTTGCAGTATTGTTCGAGCATATATTGGAGCATGATGAATTCTATCGGGTGATGGTACTAATCAATCCTGCAGGGAATTTCAACAGTCGGTTGAATGAAGTGATTAGAGAGATGTTTTTGGATCGGATATCCCAATTAGGTATGGAACAAAAAGAAGTGCCTCTGGATATTTTGCTGGATTATATCAGCTTCTCCACCATTGGAATTATTCACAAATGGCTTGCTGACAGTAAGGTATACTCACCTCATTATATGGCTCTTCAATTAACCCGCATTGCCCTGTTAGGAACATATAAAGCGATGGGAGCATCGGTTTAG
- a CDS encoding ABC transporter ATP-binding protein, with the protein MKLNVENVSISVLNTDIIRDISLQVKGKQFVGLIGPNGCGKSTLLKSIYKVIKPQQGKVFLDDTDILKSSPKVVSRHMGVVGQFNELSFDFTVREMVMMGRTPHKKLLETDNERDYEIVEQALEKVHLTGHADRNYVSLSGGEKQRVVLARVLAQQPEFLILDEPTNHLDIKYQLQILNIVRSLDIGILAALHDLELAAEYCDYLYVVKQGQIVVHGKPADILTREMIGEVFDVECEIYENPVTGGLGIAYLSTR; encoded by the coding sequence ATGAAACTGAATGTAGAAAATGTATCCATATCGGTGCTGAACACGGATATTATCCGGGACATTTCTTTACAGGTAAAAGGCAAGCAATTCGTCGGACTGATTGGCCCGAATGGTTGTGGCAAATCAACGCTGCTCAAGAGCATCTATAAAGTGATCAAACCACAGCAAGGCAAAGTATTTCTCGATGATACGGACATTTTGAAATCCAGTCCCAAGGTTGTGTCCAGGCATATGGGCGTTGTGGGTCAGTTTAACGAATTGAGCTTTGATTTTACTGTCCGTGAAATGGTCATGATGGGTCGCACCCCTCACAAGAAGTTGCTGGAGACGGATAATGAACGGGATTATGAAATCGTGGAACAGGCGTTGGAAAAGGTACATCTAACCGGACATGCGGACCGCAATTACGTGTCCCTGTCCGGCGGGGAGAAGCAACGTGTGGTCCTCGCACGAGTGCTGGCGCAGCAGCCCGAATTTCTGATATTGGACGAGCCTACCAATCATCTGGATATCAAATATCAGCTTCAGATCCTCAACATTGTGCGGAGTCTGGATATCGGCATATTGGCTGCCCTTCATGATCTCGAACTCGCCGCAGAGTATTGCGATTACCTCTATGTTGTGAAGCAGGGACAGATTGTGGTTCATGGCAAACCCGCCGATATCTTGACCCGTGAAATGATTGGTGAAGTATTCGACGTGGAATGTGAAATCTATGAAAATCCGGTTACCGGTGGCTTGGGTATTGCCTATTTGAGTACACGGTGA
- a CDS encoding FecCD family ABC transporter permease, with translation MGKRESLIYSKSGFAVLIAALIIVMVISVGIAVSIGQVSIPLAESYRILLYKLTGFQFGSTPIEAGSFTDIIWQIRFPRVLMAMFIGAGLALCGAVMQAAVQNPLADPYILGISSGASLGATFAILIGFGAIGWLGQTGVAFWAFAGAMGASLLVLALAGIRGKMTSVKLVLAGMVINALCSAFSNFIIYFANNAEGIKTVTFWTMGSLASSGWNKLPLISIVVLVAILFFLLQSRVLNTMLLGDEAAVTLGINLSVYRRLYMLLTALVTGVMVASCGMIGFVGLIIPHIVRGLVGSDHRKVMPASVLFGAIFLIWTDVIARSLISSVELPIGIITAMIGAPMFMYMLVKKGYGFGGK, from the coding sequence ATGGGAAAAAGGGAGTCCCTGATTTACAGCAAATCCGGTTTTGCAGTATTGATTGCCGCTTTAATCATCGTAATGGTTATTTCGGTTGGAATTGCAGTATCCATTGGACAGGTGAGCATTCCACTCGCTGAGTCTTATCGCATTCTGTTGTACAAATTAACCGGATTTCAATTCGGCTCTACGCCGATTGAGGCGGGGTCTTTTACGGATATTATCTGGCAGATTCGCTTTCCGCGTGTACTGATGGCCATGTTTATCGGTGCCGGGCTAGCTTTATGTGGTGCAGTTATGCAGGCTGCCGTGCAGAATCCACTTGCAGACCCGTATATACTGGGGATCTCCTCAGGAGCTTCACTCGGGGCCACGTTTGCCATTCTGATTGGATTCGGCGCAATTGGTTGGCTTGGTCAGACCGGGGTGGCTTTCTGGGCATTTGCCGGTGCCATGGGGGCGTCCTTGCTGGTCCTGGCTCTGGCAGGTATTCGGGGGAAAATGACATCGGTCAAGCTGGTGCTTGCCGGAATGGTCATTAATGCGCTGTGCAGTGCCTTTTCGAACTTTATCATTTATTTTGCTAACAATGCCGAAGGCATCAAGACCGTAACATTCTGGACCATGGGCAGTCTTGCCTCATCCGGATGGAACAAGCTTCCGCTGATTAGCATCGTTGTGCTCGTAGCCATTCTGTTCTTCCTATTGCAATCTCGGGTCCTTAATACGATGCTGCTGGGTGACGAAGCCGCGGTTACGCTAGGGATTAATCTCAGTGTATATCGCAGGTTGTATATGCTGTTAACGGCTCTCGTCACCGGCGTAATGGTGGCAAGCTGCGGCATGATCGGTTTTGTTGGATTGATTATTCCGCATATTGTGAGAGGGCTGGTTGGATCGGACCATCGTAAAGTCATGCCTGCATCCGTACTATTCGGTGCCATCTTCCTGATCTGGACGGATGTTATTGCACGATCACTGATTTCCAGCGTTGAATTGCCGATCGGGATCATTACAGCGATGATTGGTGCGCCGATGTTTATGTATATGTTAGTCAAAAAAGGCTACGGTTTTGGAGGAAAATAA
- a CDS encoding TroA family protein yields the protein MKFKFRTIWFASLSLLLLLLAVCSNASSSTTATPAVEGSNSSETATQVENTSKTSYPLTIENFTISGEGGEWKPKSQTFEKAPEHVVANTQSAAEMLIKLGLTDKMVGVAALYGTVTPDVADDFAKIPVLSKDYVGKELVVGASPDLVLGRGDLFADADWGVVPWMA from the coding sequence ATGAAATTCAAATTCAGAACCATTTGGTTCGCTTCTTTAAGTCTCCTGTTGCTCTTGCTTGCAGTATGTTCCAATGCATCCTCTTCCACCACTGCCACCCCCGCTGTGGAGGGAAGCAATTCATCCGAAACGGCAACACAAGTAGAAAATACAAGCAAAACATCCTATCCGCTCACGATTGAGAACTTTACCATATCAGGTGAAGGTGGCGAGTGGAAACCGAAATCACAAACATTCGAGAAAGCTCCCGAGCATGTCGTGGCCAATACCCAATCTGCTGCAGAGATGCTGATCAAGCTTGGACTGACCGATAAAATGGTTGGAGTCGCCGCATTGTATGGCACGGTTACTCCTGATGTCGCAGATGATTTTGCGAAAATTCCTGTCTTGTCCAAAGATTATGTGGGTAAAGAGCTCGTTGTAGGCGCAAGTCCGGATCTGGTGCTGGGACGTGGGGACCTCTTTGCAGACGCAGACTGGGGTGTAGTACCGTGGATGGCTTGA
- a CDS encoding ABC transporter substrate-binding protein, with translation MNIRTFLQTTNHQGTLDSLYNDIAQLGQIFDVQDNAAKFTESLKARVEAIKSSVADQSEHRFACIVPATEDTITVSSMHNDTYQLDALSLLKLKNTFDGVQGEVSVEQLITANPDYLLLSAYAGSPDIDKLIQNLYANPALQSMNAIKNKQIYVTDFSQFWGYGYQILDGIEKMEQEMKANPIK, from the coding sequence ATGAACATCCGGACCTTCCTGCAAACCACGAATCATCAAGGGACATTGGACAGCCTCTATAATGATATTGCACAGTTGGGTCAAATCTTCGATGTACAGGACAACGCCGCAAAATTCACAGAAAGTCTGAAAGCTCGTGTTGAAGCCATCAAGTCAAGTGTGGCGGATCAATCTGAGCATCGTTTTGCCTGCATCGTCCCTGCTACGGAAGACACGATTACTGTGAGCAGTATGCATAATGATACGTATCAGTTGGATGCACTGAGCCTGTTGAAACTGAAAAATACATTTGATGGCGTGCAAGGCGAAGTCAGTGTGGAACAGCTAATCACGGCAAACCCGGACTACTTGCTCTTATCTGCCTATGCCGGTTCCCCGGATATCGACAAGCTGATTCAAAATCTGTATGCCAACCCTGCACTGCAAAGCATGAATGCCATCAAAAACAAACAAATTTACGTAACAGATTTCAGTCAGTTCTGGGGTTATGGATATCAAATTCTGGACGGCATTGAGAAGATGGAACAGGAAATGAAAGCAAATCCGATTAAGTAA
- a CDS encoding cysteine peptidase family C39 domain-containing protein codes for MNKKVLPIQYPIVSNYPQHAYYFSIISANENCLPWIYSNYLNMCLMQSGKDCFLDYYAQSPEHHFHPCFTDTQRILRSTILKFIPDIVEFLKEQVQQDNYIWLHVNEYYIPGSPAYQRFTFPHAIFIYGFDDNERRFNISGFLENRKYKSTYVSYSDIEKSFYDFGKTHIDSDVTQHVNYMHLLKLHPKHHQGLSYQFDMKFVAEQIKEYYESKNLSLNYQSFYSHKSYSEWTYGIDILPKLIEYYSLHLEDSTQLDVRPLYTLYDYKKLMVSRIKYIEENKLYDLNPVFSEGFKNIENKSQNILNLYMKYALTQDKKCSQKLMILFNELYLNEQVLLEQLLNDFSKNSLL; via the coding sequence GTGAATAAGAAAGTGCTTCCTATACAATATCCAATTGTTTCGAATTACCCGCAACATGCCTATTACTTTTCAATCATATCAGCTAATGAGAATTGCCTTCCATGGATTTATAGCAATTATTTAAATATGTGTTTAATGCAATCTGGGAAAGATTGCTTTTTAGATTATTATGCACAATCCCCTGAACATCATTTTCATCCGTGTTTTACAGATACTCAAAGAATATTGAGGTCAACAATATTGAAATTTATTCCAGATATAGTTGAGTTCTTAAAAGAACAAGTTCAACAAGATAATTACATATGGCTTCATGTAAATGAATATTACATTCCAGGCTCGCCAGCTTATCAAAGGTTCACATTTCCACATGCAATATTTATATATGGATTTGATGATAACGAGAGACGTTTTAATATTTCTGGTTTTTTAGAAAATAGAAAATATAAATCTACCTATGTTTCATATTCAGATATAGAGAAGTCATTTTATGATTTTGGGAAAACTCATATAGATAGTGACGTTACTCAACATGTTAACTATATGCACTTGCTGAAATTACATCCAAAACATCATCAAGGATTATCATATCAATTTGATATGAAATTTGTTGCGGAACAAATCAAAGAATATTATGAATCAAAAAATCTATCCTTAAATTATCAATCCTTTTATAGTCATAAATCATATTCAGAGTGGACTTACGGAATAGACATTTTACCAAAATTAATAGAATATTATTCTTTACATTTGGAGGACAGTACTCAATTAGATGTTAGACCACTTTATACGCTTTACGATTATAAAAAACTCATGGTATCAAGAATAAAATATATAGAGGAAAACAAACTTTATGATCTTAACCCTGTGTTCTCAGAAGGTTTTAAGAATATTGAGAATAAAAGTCAAAATATACTTAATTTATATATGAAATATGCATTAACGCAAGATAAGAAATGTTCTCAAAAATTGATGATTCTCTTTAATGAATTGTATCTTAATGAGCAAGTACTTCTAGAACAATTGCTTAACGATTTCTCTAAGAACTCTCTATTGTAA
- the sigK gene encoding RNA polymerase sporulation sigma factor SigK: protein MPGLFTAIALFIKELTLLVSYVKNNAFPQPLAEDDEAKHLRLMAEGNAHSRNLLIEHNLRLVAHIVKKFDNTGEDQEDLISIGTIGLIKAIESFQQGKGTKLATFAARCIENEILMHLRSLKKTRKDVSLHDPIGTDKEGNEITLIDILGTEADDVVDKVQLKIEKSKIYRNLDILDDREKEVVIGRFGLEAGGEERTQREIAKELGISRSYVSRIEKRALMKLYHEFYKHK from the coding sequence GTGCCCGGATTGTTTACCGCAATTGCCCTGTTCATCAAAGAGTTAACGTTGCTCGTCTCGTATGTCAAAAATAATGCATTTCCCCAGCCACTGGCTGAGGATGATGAAGCCAAACATTTACGCCTTATGGCTGAAGGCAACGCACATTCACGTAATTTGCTTATCGAACACAATCTGCGCCTCGTCGCGCATATCGTCAAGAAATTTGACAATACTGGCGAAGACCAGGAAGACCTGATTTCAATTGGAACGATTGGTTTGATTAAGGCGATCGAAAGTTTTCAACAAGGCAAAGGGACCAAACTCGCTACGTTTGCTGCCCGTTGTATCGAAAACGAAATACTTATGCATCTTCGCTCTCTGAAGAAAACACGCAAAGACGTATCTCTACATGATCCAATCGGAACGGACAAAGAGGGCAATGAGATCACCCTTATAGATATCCTCGGAACAGAAGCCGACGACGTTGTAGATAAGGTGCAACTCAAGATTGAAAAAAGCAAGATTTATCGCAATCTCGACATCTTGGATGATCGGGAGAAGGAAGTTGTTATTGGCCGATTCGGCCTGGAGGCAGGCGGGGAAGAACGCACCCAACGCGAGATTGCCAAGGAACTTGGCATCTCACGTTCCTATGTATCACGGATTGAGAAGAGGGCGCTGATGAAGCTGTATCATGAGTTTTATAAACACAAATAA